A genomic window from Schistocerca piceifrons isolate TAMUIC-IGC-003096 chromosome 10, iqSchPice1.1, whole genome shotgun sequence includes:
- the LOC124718922 gene encoding repetitive proline-rich cell wall protein 2-like, translated as MRRETLLVLLTVALAATVAAEDSQAAKEDERTKQAEEEISKTQKKRGLLGLGYGGGYGFGLGIGYLGGGHGLYGGGELLGGGYGGGLGGGYGGGFGGGFGGGYGGGIGGGFGGGYGGEVKTVTVTQKVGVPVPQPYPVHVPVDRPVPYPVAKPYPVEVKIPVDRPYPVPVEKPVPYPVEKPVAYPVKVPVDRPYPVHVPVDKPVPYPVEVKVPVPQPYPVHVPKPYPVVVEKKVPVPEPYPVEVKVPIPQPYPVHVKVPVEVPVDRPYPVHVKVPVDRPYPVHVPQPYPVEKPYPVPYPVEKPYPVPVKVPVDRPYPVAVPKPYPVPVEKPVPYPVEKPVPYPVERPVAYPVKVPVDRPYPVPVPKPVPFPVEKPYPVPVERPVPVPVKVPVERPYPVPVKVPVAVPVKSHYDGGYGGGYGGGESIVFGGGYGGGYGGGYGGGLGGYGGGYDGGYHHK; from the coding sequence ACGCTGTTGGTCCTGCTTACCGTCGCCCTCGCGGCAACGGTGGCGGCCGAAGACTCCCAGGCGGCCAAGGAAGACGAGAGGACCAAGCAGGCGGAGGAGGAGATCAGCAAGACGCAGAAGAAGCGCGGCCTGCTCGGGCTCGGCTACGGCGGCGGCTACGGCTTCGGGCTGGGCATCGGCTACCTGGGCGGCGGCCACGGCCTCTACGGGGGCGGTGAGCTGCTGGGAGGCGGCTACGGAGGCGGCCTCGGCGGCGGATACGGGGGCGGCTTCGGCGGCGGCTTCGGAGGCGGCTACGGAGGCGGCATCGGCGGCGGCTTCGGGGGCGGCTACGGCGGCGAAGTGAAGACGGTGACGGTGACGCAGAAGGTGGGCGTGCCGGTGCCGCAGCCGTACCCCGTGCACGTGCCCGTGGACCGGCCCGTGCCCTACCCCGTGGCCAAGCCGTACCCCGTCGAGGTGAAGATCCCCGTCGACAGGCCGTACCCCGTGCCCGTGGAGAAGCCCGTCCCCTACCCCGTGGAGAAGCCCGTCGCCTACCCGGTCAAGGTTCCCGTCGACAGGCCCTACcccgtgcacgtgcccgtcgacaagCCCGTGCCCTACCCCGTCGAGGTCAAGGTGCCCGTGCCCCAGCCCTACCCCGTCCACGTGCCCAAGCCCTACCCCGTCGTCGTCGAGAAGAAGGTGCCCGTCCCCGAGCCCTACCCGGTGGAAGTGAAGGTCCCCATCCCGCAGCCCTACCCCGTCCACGTCAAGGTGCCCGTCGAAGTGCCCGTCGACCGCCCCTACCCCGTCCACGTCAAGGTGCCCGTCGACAGGCCCTACCCGGTCCACGTCCCGCAGCCCTACCCGGTGGAGAAACCTTACCCCGTCCCCTACCCGGTCGAGAAGCCCTATCCGGTCCCGGTCAAGGTCCCGGTCGACCGTCCCTACCCGGTGGCCGTCCCCAAACCCTACCCCGTGCCCGTAGAGAAACCCGTCCCCTACCCCGTGGAGAAGCCCGTGCCCTACCCGGTGGAGAGGCCCGTCGCCTACCCGGTCAAGGTTCCCGTCGACAGGCCCTACCCCGTGCCCGTGCCGAAGCCCGTGCCCTTCCCGGTGGAGAAGCCCTACCCGGTCCCGGTGGAGAGGCCCGTCCCTGTGCCCGTCAAGGTGCCCGTGGAGAGGCCCTACCCGGTCCCGGTGAAGGTCCCGGTGGCCGTACCGGTCAAGTCGCACTACGACGGAGGCTACGGAGGCGGATACGGCGGAGGTGAGAGCATCGTCTTCGGCGGCGGATACGGAGGCGGATACGGAGGCGGCTACGGAGGCGGTCTGGGAGGCTACGGCGGTGGCTACGACGGCGGCTACCACCACAAGTAA